A section of the Nitrospiria bacterium genome encodes:
- a CDS encoding HNH endonuclease: MTLLLNTTYEPLRVVHWKRAITLMWQEKVEVLEVYEKEIHAVSITIKLPSVIRLLKLIRVKDSHHAVKFSRANIFARDKHRCQYCGQKFRTEELTFDHVIPISRGGKKAWENIVTACLVCNNRKSGRTPDEASMRLIKQPVKPKWSPTFTITIGLKTFPESWRDYLYWNVELDLDRMEIDPSA, translated from the coding sequence GCGGGTGGTGCATTGGAAGCGGGCCATTACGCTGATGTGGCAGGAAAAGGTGGAGGTCCTTGAGGTTTACGAGAAGGAGATCCACGCCGTCTCGATCACGATCAAGCTCCCCTCCGTCATCCGTCTGCTGAAGCTGATCCGCGTAAAGGACAGCCACCACGCCGTGAAGTTTTCCCGCGCCAATATCTTCGCGAGAGACAAGCACCGCTGCCAGTATTGCGGCCAGAAATTCCGAACCGAGGAGTTGACCTTCGACCATGTGATCCCGATCTCGCGCGGCGGCAAAAAGGCCTGGGAAAATATCGTCACGGCCTGCCTGGTCTGCAACAACCGCAAGAGCGGCCGCACGCCGGACGAGGCCTCCATGCGCTTGATCAAACAACCCGTCAAACCCAAATGGAGCCCCACCTTTACGATCACGATCGGACTCAAGACCTTCCCCGAAAGCTGGCGGGATTATCTCTACTGGAACGTCGAACTGGACCTCGACCGGATGGAGATCGATCCCTCCGCGTAA
- a CDS encoding MTH1187 family thiamine-binding protein, whose product MVLLEFSMSPLGKGESVGKYVARSLDIIDRSGIEYRLNPMGTVIEGDWDRVFGVVKRCFETMRKDCNRISVSIKVDYRKGQRGRLSSKTASVERRLKRKLKT is encoded by the coding sequence ATGGTTTTGCTGGAGTTCAGCATGTCCCCTCTGGGGAAAGGAGAGAGCGTCGGGAAATATGTCGCCCGCTCTTTGGACATCATCGACCGGTCCGGCATCGAGTACCGGCTCAATCCGATGGGGACGGTGATCGAAGGAGACTGGGATCGGGTGTTCGGCGTCGTGAAACGGTGCTTCGAAACCATGAGAAAGGACTGCAACCGGATCTCCGTCAGCATCAAGGTCGATTACCGGAAGGGCCAGCGCGGAAGGCTGAGCAGCAAGACGGCCAGCGTCGAAAGGCGATTGAAACGAAAATTAAAAACGTAG